Proteins co-encoded in one Bremerella sp. TYQ1 genomic window:
- a CDS encoding efflux RND transporter periplasmic adaptor subunit, which translates to MKRRVGKVIGLFVVTLFALAVMYVSGGRNDFGAEVKPIDSEESIADTLAPVTVQPLTRQRIEIIDSYAGTIEPLERFSLAFQLAGRIESLGTNESGRPLDIGDRVKAGQVLAQLDTRILIARREEANANLENAQTEYQRLVNLRERSAGAVTQTAFQTATQTLAVAKAMKDIAEKNLEDAQLISPVDGVISARMVNAGESINLHQPAFELVQVDKVLLTVGVPESRIIAIQKQFNETRRTAQPNTAAGKPDPTSDFKVYVRRFDTSSNLESDTILQGTVYQIAETVSNRNGLFEVEVLLDNSQRLLKPGVVGKADFVIREIDGFQIPVESVVFNDRVASIFFAQMAPDQATSTVDFAGMDVAEVPNYVAHRIEIPSYIEQGRNFVLADLPKNHELLIVQGQHRLVEGRPLEIMSGMDTTSTEASQLSEIPPMAEVSRLDTDRTGN; encoded by the coding sequence ATGAAACGGCGGGTCGGGAAAGTCATCGGACTGTTCGTCGTCACCCTTTTTGCACTCGCGGTGATGTACGTCAGCGGGGGCCGCAACGATTTTGGGGCCGAGGTCAAACCAATCGATTCCGAGGAGTCGATCGCTGACACGCTTGCCCCGGTGACCGTTCAACCGCTGACGCGACAGCGGATTGAAATCATCGATAGCTATGCTGGCACGATCGAACCGCTCGAGCGATTCTCGCTTGCCTTTCAATTGGCCGGGCGAATTGAATCGCTTGGTACCAATGAATCGGGGCGACCTTTGGACATCGGCGATAGGGTCAAAGCGGGACAGGTACTCGCGCAACTCGATACGCGGATCTTGATAGCTCGGCGCGAAGAAGCGAACGCCAATCTTGAGAACGCCCAGACAGAATACCAACGACTGGTCAATCTACGTGAACGAAGTGCTGGAGCCGTAACCCAGACGGCGTTTCAAACGGCAACGCAAACCTTGGCAGTGGCGAAGGCCATGAAAGATATCGCCGAAAAGAACCTGGAAGATGCCCAGCTGATTTCCCCCGTCGATGGCGTCATCTCCGCCCGAATGGTTAACGCTGGTGAATCGATCAATCTTCATCAGCCTGCTTTTGAGTTGGTCCAAGTCGACAAAGTTTTGCTTACCGTTGGCGTTCCGGAATCGCGGATTATCGCCATCCAGAAACAGTTTAACGAGACGCGTCGAACCGCCCAGCCCAACACTGCTGCCGGCAAGCCCGATCCGACGTCTGACTTTAAAGTTTACGTACGTCGTTTCGACACTTCGTCCAATTTGGAATCCGATACCATCCTGCAAGGAACCGTTTATCAAATCGCGGAAACGGTTAGCAACCGCAATGGCTTGTTCGAGGTCGAAGTGCTGCTCGACAATTCGCAGCGACTTCTCAAACCAGGGGTCGTTGGCAAAGCAGACTTCGTAATTCGTGAAATCGACGGTTTTCAAATCCCTGTCGAAAGCGTCGTATTCAACGACCGCGTTGCGAGTATCTTCTTTGCCCAGATGGCCCCAGATCAAGCGACGTCGACGGTCGACTTTGCCGGCATGGATGTCGCGGAAGTCCCAAACTATGTGGCCCACCGCATCGAGATCCCAAGCTATATCGAGCAGGGGCGCAATTTTGTGCTCGCCGACCTTCCGAAGAACCATGAGCTGCTGATTGTTCAAGGACAACATCGGCTCGTTGAAGGTCGACCTCTGGAGATTATGAGCGGGATGGATACTACGTCGACCGAGGCTTCCCAATTGTCGGAGATTCCTCCGATGGCGGAAGTTTCGCGCCTCGATACTGATCGTACCGGCAACTAG
- a CDS encoding DUF167 domain-containing protein translates to MKAQPGARKNEFRGIQHGALKVCVTEVAEKGKANKAILTFLRKAWGVKNAQLEIISGATASQKKLLVRDHSPQKMLQVLRACGVLD, encoded by the coding sequence TTGAAGGCTCAGCCAGGTGCCCGAAAAAATGAATTTCGTGGCATCCAGCATGGCGCATTGAAGGTCTGCGTAACCGAAGTTGCTGAAAAAGGGAAAGCCAACAAGGCCATCCTGACCTTTCTGCGCAAAGCCTGGGGCGTGAAGAACGCCCAGTTAGAGATCATTTCCGGTGCGACCGCCTCGCAGAAAAAGCTGCTAGTACGAGACCATTCCCCGCAAAAGATGTTGCAGGTTTTGAGAGCCTGCGGTGTCTTAGATTAA
- a CDS encoding YggS family pyridoxal phosphate-dependent enzyme, producing the protein MQTRLRENLDRVRMVIADAAKASGRTPDDVLLIGVTKYVDIETTQALFDLGCHDLGESRPQQLWNKAEAMSHVSPAWHMIGHLQRNKTKRTVPLLSVLHSGDSLRLLKAANDDWTADAPLRTLIEVNISGDSAKHGFPPDEIEPALRQIAALSNLRIVGLMGMASLDGGRDQAQKDFASLRQLRDQLQSNCPDNISLGELSMGMSHDFDLAIREGATMVRVGSTLFEGVDGGR; encoded by the coding sequence ATGCAAACGCGACTGCGTGAAAACTTGGACCGTGTCCGAATGGTCATCGCGGACGCGGCGAAAGCCTCAGGCCGAACGCCTGACGATGTTTTGCTGATCGGTGTCACCAAGTACGTGGACATCGAAACCACCCAGGCCCTGTTCGACTTAGGGTGTCACGATCTAGGCGAAAGCCGTCCACAACAGTTGTGGAACAAAGCGGAAGCGATGTCCCATGTTTCGCCTGCGTGGCACATGATCGGCCACTTGCAGCGAAACAAGACGAAGCGGACGGTCCCCTTGCTTTCCGTGCTGCACTCAGGGGATAGCTTGCGTTTGTTGAAAGCCGCCAACGATGATTGGACCGCCGATGCTCCATTACGAACGTTGATTGAAGTCAACATTTCTGGCGATTCTGCCAAGCATGGATTTCCACCAGACGAGATCGAACCAGCCCTGCGACAAATTGCCGCGTTGAGCAATTTGCGGATCGTTGGTTTGATGGGAATGGCATCGTTGGATGGTGGCCGTGATCAGGCCCAGAAAGACTTCGCTTCCCTTCGACAGTTACGGGACCAACTGCAAAGCAATTGCCCCGACAACATCTCGCTGGGCGAACTTTCTATGGGAATGAGCCACGACTTCGATCTGGCGATCCGCGAAGGAGCCACGATGGTTCGTGTCGGATCGACGCTCTTCGAGGGTGTCGACGGTGGACGTTAA
- a CDS encoding YdjY domain-containing protein encodes MATTIRNDRTVFWMLLAMLAACGMLTSPLSAQEESPADPAAEQPAEGDSAEAEPSKPAEDKTAEESETARKGAIRKLMPNMPVWIDSKRKMVIMDGEICLRKGSLEMFACLRGTKEHESVVAVATDAYVVHAALLAIGAKDGDPVQFDPEYQPPSGETIDVLVQWKDDNGKVQTRKAQDWVRDARNKKVMTYDWVFPGSYFWKDVTLEAVQKAKEEGIDPDTLPGKMVYAAEGGELICVSNFKSSMMDLPVPSTDANNDLWFEAFTENIPKEGTKVRLFLIPRKEKDDKDSAENKAADSKKAKPAVDLNDPMLELPEFSPGAEE; translated from the coding sequence ATGGCTACGACTATCCGTAACGATCGCACCGTTTTCTGGATGCTTCTTGCAATGCTCGCCGCTTGCGGGATGTTAACATCGCCCCTGTCGGCCCAAGAGGAATCGCCTGCCGACCCGGCCGCAGAGCAGCCAGCCGAAGGGGATTCAGCAGAAGCAGAGCCAAGTAAGCCGGCCGAAGATAAAACCGCTGAGGAAAGTGAAACGGCACGAAAAGGAGCTATTCGCAAACTGATGCCCAACATGCCGGTTTGGATCGATTCCAAGCGGAAGATGGTCATTATGGATGGCGAGATTTGCCTGAGAAAAGGCTCGTTGGAAATGTTCGCGTGTCTCCGTGGCACGAAGGAGCATGAGTCGGTCGTTGCTGTTGCCACCGACGCTTACGTAGTGCATGCCGCACTACTTGCGATTGGCGCGAAAGATGGTGACCCGGTTCAGTTTGACCCGGAGTACCAACCACCCTCTGGCGAAACGATTGATGTTTTAGTTCAGTGGAAAGATGACAACGGCAAAGTTCAGACGCGCAAAGCTCAAGATTGGGTACGTGACGCGCGGAACAAAAAAGTGATGACCTACGACTGGGTTTTCCCCGGCAGTTACTTTTGGAAAGACGTCACTCTGGAAGCAGTGCAGAAGGCCAAAGAAGAAGGCATCGATCCTGATACGCTACCAGGCAAGATGGTCTATGCGGCGGAGGGGGGCGAACTGATCTGCGTGAGCAACTTTAAGTCGTCAATGATGGACTTGCCGGTTCCCAGTACCGACGCCAATAACGATCTTTGGTTCGAGGCATTTACCGAGAACATTCCCAAGGAAGGCACGAAAGTCCGTCTCTTTCTGATTCCACGAAAAGAAAAGGACGACAAGGATTCGGCCGAAAACAAAGCTGCGGATTCCAAAAAGGCGAAACCGGCTGTGGATTTGAACGATCCGATGTTAGAATTGCCGGAGTTCTCACCCGGCGCCGAAGAATAA
- the hemQ gene encoding hydrogen peroxide-dependent heme synthase, with translation MSHGRPGSTPLPEPSIIPTEGWHCSHFYYAFDRAMLTGYSPEELSAGAKELIDILNPETEGNPQRLQVSIVSGHKADFALMLMDPDPLVIDSVHQRLLASSLGPAIQATYSFVSVTEISEYVPSIEQYAERLIREGEEKDSPSYEAKVNAYAKRLPMMNNQRLTPDFPPYPATCFYPMNKKREVGENWFLLPFSARNALMAEHAQSGMQFAGKVSQLITVSVGFDDWEWGVTLWARNPEYLKDIVYKMRFDEASARYAEFGPFYTSYISTAEEMLKHCRIGKLD, from the coding sequence ATGAGCCACGGCCGCCCCGGTTCCACGCCGCTTCCTGAGCCCTCGATCATCCCTACCGAAGGCTGGCATTGTAGTCATTTCTATTACGCGTTCGATCGAGCCATGCTGACGGGCTATTCGCCGGAAGAACTGTCGGCCGGGGCGAAGGAATTGATTGACATTTTGAATCCGGAAACGGAAGGCAATCCGCAACGGCTTCAGGTCTCAATCGTCAGTGGTCACAAAGCTGATTTTGCATTGATGCTGATGGATCCTGACCCGTTGGTGATCGATTCGGTCCACCAGCGTCTGTTGGCAAGCAGTCTGGGGCCAGCGATTCAGGCCACCTACTCATTCGTTTCGGTCACAGAGATTTCGGAATACGTTCCTTCCATCGAACAGTATGCCGAACGATTGATTCGCGAAGGGGAAGAGAAAGACTCTCCTTCCTACGAAGCAAAAGTGAACGCCTACGCAAAGCGTTTACCGATGATGAACAATCAGCGTCTGACGCCAGACTTCCCCCCCTACCCTGCGACATGCTTCTACCCGATGAACAAGAAGCGGGAAGTCGGCGAAAACTGGTTCTTGCTTCCGTTCTCGGCTCGCAACGCGCTGATGGCCGAACATGCCCAAAGCGGAATGCAGTTTGCCGGGAAAGTCTCGCAGTTGATCACCGTTAGCGTTGGCTTCGACGACTGGGAATGGGGCGTCACGCTGTGGGCTCGCAATCCGGAGTATCTGAAGGATATCGTCTACAAGATGCGTTTCGACGAAGCGAGTGCGCGATACGCGGAGTTTGGCCCGTTCTACACCAGTTACATCAGCACTGCCGAAGAGATGTTGAAGCACTGCCGCATTGGCAAATTGGATTAG
- a CDS encoding SpoVR family protein has product MPITHRSFANLPEELAEVQIEIEQHALDYGLDFFPTIFELVDVEQLNAIAAMGGFPTRYPHWRFGMEFERLSKGYHYGLQKIYELVINNNPCYAYLLSSNHYADHKLVMAHVYGHCDFFKCNQWFSQTDRKMIDQMANHGNRIRRYMNRFGVSEVENFIDACLSIEDLIDIHSPFIQRYRGADKYKFSSNTDDDAPAEMAPSFKLPAKGYMDNFINPRKKPSEDDEAPRPARAIPVPDEPMKDVMLFLLQYAPLRPWQLDVLSMIRDEAYYFAPQGQTKIMNEGWATYWHSTIMTRHGLHASEVINYADHTSGTLASSPTRLNPYKLGLELLRDIEDRWNRGCFGQDYEDCDDFEARRNWNTEIGQGREKIFEVRRIHNDLTFIDEFFTLDFCRRYKMFQFGYNDSTEYYEIESREFPKVKQQLLFSLTNMGRPEIFVTDGNYKNRGELLLTHRHHGIELKMDYARDTLTNMYTLWKRPVHIQSVLDEQEVLLSWDGTHHECTKMETDS; this is encoded by the coding sequence ATGCCCATTACGCATCGAAGCTTCGCGAATCTGCCGGAAGAACTGGCGGAAGTGCAAATCGAAATCGAGCAACATGCACTCGATTACGGTTTGGACTTCTTCCCCACGATCTTTGAACTGGTTGACGTCGAGCAGCTGAACGCGATTGCTGCGATGGGTGGCTTCCCGACTCGTTACCCGCACTGGCGGTTCGGGATGGAGTTCGAACGCCTATCGAAGGGATATCACTACGGCCTACAGAAGATCTATGAACTGGTCATCAACAACAATCCTTGCTATGCCTATCTGCTTTCGAGCAACCACTACGCCGATCACAAGCTGGTGATGGCTCACGTGTATGGGCACTGCGACTTTTTCAAATGCAATCAATGGTTCAGCCAGACCGACCGAAAGATGATCGATCAGATGGCGAACCATGGCAACCGCATTCGTCGCTATATGAATCGTTTCGGCGTAAGCGAAGTCGAGAACTTTATCGATGCGTGTCTGAGCATTGAAGACCTGATCGATATTCACTCGCCATTCATCCAGCGATATCGAGGGGCCGACAAATACAAATTCAGCTCGAACACGGACGATGATGCCCCGGCCGAAATGGCGCCCAGTTTCAAACTGCCGGCCAAGGGTTATATGGACAACTTCATCAATCCGCGGAAGAAACCTTCTGAGGATGACGAAGCCCCGCGGCCAGCCCGAGCGATTCCGGTTCCGGACGAACCGATGAAAGATGTGATGCTGTTCCTGCTGCAGTACGCCCCTCTCCGACCATGGCAACTCGACGTTCTGTCAATGATTCGTGACGAAGCGTATTACTTCGCACCGCAGGGACAAACCAAGATCATGAATGAAGGTTGGGCCACCTATTGGCATTCGACCATCATGACGCGGCACGGACTGCATGCATCGGAAGTCATTAATTATGCCGATCACACCTCGGGCACGCTCGCGAGTAGTCCAACCCGATTGAACCCTTACAAGCTTGGTTTGGAACTGCTACGCGATATCGAGGACCGCTGGAATCGAGGCTGCTTCGGCCAGGATTATGAAGACTGCGACGATTTCGAGGCACGCCGCAACTGGAACACCGAAATCGGCCAAGGCCGTGAGAAGATCTTCGAGGTCCGTCGGATTCATAACGACCTGACGTTCATCGACGAATTCTTTACGCTCGACTTCTGTCGTCGCTACAAGATGTTTCAGTTCGGTTACAACGATTCGACTGAGTATTACGAAATCGAAAGCCGTGAGTTCCCCAAAGTGAAACAGCAGTTGCTGTTCAGCCTGACGAACATGGGACGGCCGGAGATCTTCGTGACGGATGGCAATTACAAGAACCGGGGCGAACTGTTGCTGACGCACCGCCATCACGGGATAGAGCTGAAGATGGATTATGCCCGCGATACGTTGACCAACATGTATACCCTGTGGAAGCGACCGGTCCATATTCAATCGGTGCTCGACGAGCAGGAAGTGCTTTTGAGCTGGGACGGGACGCACCACGAATGCACCAAAATGGAAACCGATTCGTAG
- a CDS encoding DUF444 family protein, producing MGLKIDRDVHRFREIVRGRIRDNLRKYITHGEMIGRKGKDLVSIPVPSLDVPHFKYGKNKGGVGQGDGDVGDPVGKGDDGDGAGQAGNEAGRHILEVDVPLEELAAMLGDELELPKIEPKGDANISQYKNRYDSIRSTGPESLRHFRRTYVKALRRQIASGVYNPKNPIIIPVREDTRYRSWTSIPQPEANAAIIYIMDVSGSMTDDQKEIVRTEAFWIDTWLRSQYKGVERRYVIHDAGAKEVDENTFYHTRESGGTRISSAYKVAQQILEKEFPTSEWNIYCFQFSDGDNWGEDNRNCMKMLDSVLIPACNLFCYGQVESPYGSGEYMKSLVNQFGKNHEKLILSHIEDKDAIYDSIKQFLGKGK from the coding sequence ATGGGTTTGAAGATTGATCGCGACGTCCACCGCTTCCGCGAGATCGTTCGCGGTCGGATTCGTGATAATCTTCGGAAGTACATCACCCACGGCGAAATGATCGGCCGGAAGGGGAAGGATCTCGTTAGCATTCCGGTCCCCAGCTTGGATGTACCTCACTTCAAGTATGGAAAAAACAAAGGGGGCGTCGGCCAAGGCGATGGCGACGTCGGCGACCCCGTCGGTAAGGGAGACGATGGCGACGGAGCCGGTCAGGCAGGCAACGAAGCAGGTCGTCATATCCTGGAAGTTGACGTACCGCTGGAAGAACTGGCTGCAATGCTGGGAGACGAACTGGAGCTCCCTAAGATTGAGCCAAAGGGAGATGCCAACATCTCTCAATACAAAAATCGATACGACAGCATCCGCTCGACCGGGCCAGAGTCGTTGCGTCACTTCCGCCGGACCTATGTGAAAGCACTGCGTCGGCAAATTGCCTCAGGCGTTTACAACCCGAAGAACCCGATCATCATTCCAGTTCGCGAAGATACACGTTATCGCAGCTGGACAAGCATTCCGCAGCCAGAAGCAAACGCTGCGATTATTTACATCATGGACGTTTCGGGCTCGATGACGGACGACCAGAAAGAGATCGTTCGCACCGAAGCGTTCTGGATCGATACGTGGCTGCGAAGTCAGTACAAAGGCGTCGAACGTCGCTATGTGATCCATGATGCCGGGGCGAAAGAAGTCGACGAGAACACATTTTACCACACCCGTGAAAGTGGCGGCACGCGGATTAGTTCCGCCTATAAAGTTGCCCAGCAGATCTTGGAGAAAGAGTTCCCGACGTCGGAGTGGAACATTTACTGCTTCCAATTTTCCGATGGCGACAACTGGGGCGAAGACAACCGCAACTGCATGAAGATGCTCGACTCGGTCCTGATTCCAGCATGCAACTTGTTTTGCTACGGCCAAGTCGAAAGCCCTTACGGCAGCGGCGAATACATGAAATCGCTCGTCAACCAATTTGGCAAGAACCACGAGAAGCTGATCTTGTCTCATATCGAAGACAAGGATGCGATTTACGACTCGATCAAGCAGTTCCTCGGTAAAGGCAAGTAA